A single window of Treponema denticola ATCC 35405 DNA harbors:
- a CDS encoding MptD family putative ECF transporter S component: MNKKIGLKDIVLITLLTAIMIGIQTVVLMPFITNLKFVIWFVGGIDGVLCGIIYCLMIAKAPKLGTAFIFSFIFAVYYFFVNSMIIISAMIAGAGLVMELILWNNGYKNKIKATIAYVLFGLTIMLAPNVLIFLQKDAMIAGLQANGLTQEYIDSIFAVYSAENIGIGMLLTAIGSIAGTQIGYRLLNRYFISGGMVEK, from the coding sequence ATGAATAAGAAAATCGGATTAAAGGATATTGTCCTTATTACATTGCTTACCGCCATTATGATCGGCATACAAACGGTAGTATTAATGCCGTTTATAACAAATCTAAAATTTGTTATTTGGTTTGTAGGCGGAATCGATGGGGTATTGTGCGGCATCATTTATTGTTTGATGATAGCAAAGGCTCCTAAATTGGGAACGGCTTTTATATTCTCGTTTATTTTTGCCGTGTATTATTTTTTTGTAAACAGTATGATTATCATCAGTGCAATGATAGCCGGTGCAGGCTTGGTTATGGAACTTATCCTGTGGAACAACGGCTATAAGAATAAAATAAAAGCAACTATTGCATATGTACTGTTCGGTTTGACGATAATGCTGGCTCCCAATGTGCTTATTTTTTTGCAAAAAGATGCGATGATTGCAGGATTACAGGCAAATGGATTGACACAAGAATATATTGATTCGATATTCGCAGTTTATAGTGCTGAAAATATAGGCATCGGTATGCTTCTTACTGCTATCGGCTCCATTGCGGGTACGCAAATCGGGTATCGACTATTGAATAGATATTTTATTTCCGGCGGAATGGTAGAAAAATAA
- a CDS encoding energy-coupling factor transporter transmembrane component T, with protein sequence MPAENKKYIPDIRVNLFLAVAGSIAVLTYKNEITFIAAFAVSIVFILVQREYKKAFTFVLIFLLLFLFSHLTVGITKLQTLWLFAAVTRHLLIPLSLVSGISDRPPGMLLEVFHRLHLPKGFGISVIVLLRFLPTIKYELKAIRGALKFRGIGISLLNTVFHLPKNFYLTLIPLLIRTVRISDEITAAALTRGIEVNNAIVSFSEVWWTKKDSVALVMLLAGFICLKIIEIKWGWKWR encoded by the coding sequence ATGCCGGCAGAAAACAAAAAATATATTCCCGATATAAGAGTAAACCTCTTTCTTGCCGTTGCCGGCAGTATAGCCGTTTTGACCTATAAAAATGAAATTACTTTTATAGCAGCGTTTGCTGTTTCCATAGTTTTTATTTTAGTTCAAAGAGAATACAAAAAGGCATTCACCTTTGTTTTAATTTTTTTGCTGCTCTTTTTGTTTTCTCACCTTACGGTCGGAATAACAAAACTTCAAACCTTATGGCTATTCGCAGCCGTTACAAGGCATCTTTTAATCCCGCTTTCTCTTGTGTCGGGAATTTCGGATAGACCTCCGGGAATGCTTCTCGAAGTTTTTCATCGGCTGCATTTACCGAAAGGGTTCGGTATTTCAGTTATTGTGTTATTACGATTTTTACCCACGATTAAGTATGAATTAAAAGCGATACGAGGTGCCTTAAAGTTTAGGGGAATAGGAATATCGCTATTAAACACGGTTTTTCACTTACCAAAAAATTTTTATTTAACATTGATACCGCTGCTTATCAGAACCGTGCGTATTTCGGATGAAATAACAGCGGCAGCACTTACTCGCGGAATTGAGGTGAACAATGCTATTGTCAGTTTTTCGGAAGTTTGGTGGACAAAAAAGGATAGCGTTGCATTGGTAATGTTATTAGCCGGTTTTATCTGCCTAAAAATTATAGAAATAAAATGGGGTTGGAAATGGCGGTAG
- a CDS encoding ABC transporter ATP-binding protein: MAVELQNYSFSYDGRTQILNNINIKVNQGEFVVITGLSGCGKTTLIRVLNGLCPHFYSGTVQGRYELYGKDAKNMSIGELSKYWGSVFQDPRSQFLARKVKDELVIAMENACEDRVLMKNKLEEAARELEIEKILDTDMMYLSSGEKQKVAIGSVFCTQPKGFVLDEPSANLDSAATSGLAEFLKRVKEKGCTVVISEHRLHYLKKLIDRLIIMKDGQIIKDMSKHEIHSLNNFDLRNLGLRQFNLPKINVDKKVNGDNSFAACKGIVYIKNCYRILETVDLNLESGKVHVIVGENGAGKSSLCKIITGLYKQTEGGMYIDTAPVKKKERLQRTFFVGQDIDYQLYGYSIRNEFQIGNKRLTDEKIKACLDELHLKISLDTNPQVLSGGQKQRLLIGIAYLSGRDIIVFDEPTSGLDGFHMKIIADLFRYLAEKGKTIIVITHDIEFTAEVADTIIYMSKGKIQYHKYITNENR, translated from the coding sequence ATGGCGGTAGAACTGCAAAATTATTCTTTTTCCTATGACGGTAGAACACAGATTTTGAATAATATAAATATAAAAGTCAATCAAGGTGAGTTTGTTGTCATTACCGGTCTTTCAGGCTGCGGAAAAACGACCCTTATACGTGTATTAAACGGACTGTGCCCGCATTTTTATTCCGGTACGGTACAGGGAAGATATGAGTTATATGGTAAAGATGCCAAGAATATGAGCATTGGTGAGCTTTCAAAATATTGGGGCTCTGTGTTTCAAGATCCGCGAAGTCAATTTTTAGCAAGAAAAGTGAAAGATGAATTAGTCATTGCTATGGAAAATGCTTGTGAAGATAGGGTTTTGATGAAGAATAAGCTTGAAGAAGCCGCAAGGGAGCTCGAAATAGAAAAGATTTTAGATACTGATATGATGTATCTTTCAAGCGGAGAAAAGCAAAAAGTTGCAATAGGCTCCGTATTTTGTACACAACCTAAAGGCTTCGTGTTAGATGAACCCTCTGCGAATTTAGATAGTGCGGCGACAAGCGGATTAGCCGAATTTTTAAAAAGAGTCAAAGAAAAAGGCTGTACGGTTGTTATTTCCGAACACCGTTTACATTATTTAAAAAAATTAATAGATCGCTTAATTATAATGAAAGACGGACAAATTATAAAAGACATGTCAAAGCATGAAATACATTCTTTAAATAATTTTGATTTGAGAAACCTTGGACTGAGGCAATTTAATTTACCTAAAATAAATGTAGATAAAAAGGTTAATGGGGATAATTCTTTCGCTGCTTGCAAAGGGATTGTTTATATAAAAAATTGTTATCGCATATTAGAAACTGTTGACCTCAATTTAGAAAGCGGAAAGGTTCATGTTATTGTAGGAGAAAACGGGGCGGGGAAAAGCAGTCTTTGCAAAATCATTACCGGTTTATACAAGCAAACGGAAGGCGGTATGTATATCGATACGGCACCGGTAAAGAAAAAAGAGCGATTACAAAGAACCTTTTTTGTAGGACAGGACATAGATTATCAGCTATACGGTTACTCCATAAGAAACGAATTTCAAATCGGAAATAAAAGGCTTACCGATGAAAAAATAAAAGCTTGCCTTGATGAACTACATTTAAAAATTTCCCTTGATACAAATCCTCAGGTTCTTTCAGGAGGGCAAAAACAAAGATTGCTTATTGGAATAGCTTATCTGAGCGGACGGGATATTATTGTCTTTGATGAGCCTACTAGCGGGCTTGATGGGTTCCACATGAAAATCATTGCTGATTTGTTCCGGTATCTTGCAGAAAAAGGAAAAACTATTATTGTCATCACACATGACATCGAGTTTACCGCAGAAGTCGCTGATACCATTATATACATGAGTAAGGGGAAAATACAGTATCATAAATATATTACGAATGAAAATCGATGA
- a CDS encoding HIT family protein: MCLICKRIEMIKNGNNPYYVKELETGYVVIGDHQHFKGYTLFLCKEHKTEIFQLENDFKMKFLEEMSIIAEAVYKAFHAEKMNYELLGNGDTHLHWHLFPRINGDLEGHGLHGKGPVWWYPIDKMYDAANRPTSEELYDMKVKLLEHLKKA, from the coding sequence ATGTGCTTAATATGCAAAAGAATTGAAATGATAAAAAATGGAAATAATCCATATTATGTAAAAGAACTTGAAACCGGTTATGTAGTTATTGGGGATCATCAACATTTTAAAGGGTATACTTTATTTCTTTGCAAAGAACATAAGACCGAAATATTTCAGCTTGAAAATGATTTTAAAATGAAGTTCTTAGAAGAAATGTCAATTATAGCTGAAGCGGTTTATAAAGCTTTCCATGCTGAAAAAATGAATTACGAATTATTAGGAAATGGCGATACTCATTTACATTGGCATTTATTCCCAAGAATAAACGGAGATTTAGAAGGACATGGGCTTCATGGTAAGGGGCCTGTATGGTGGTACCCAATAGATAAAATGTATGATGCTGCAAACCGTCCTACATCAGAAGAATTATATGATATGAAAGTAAAACTATTAGAACATCTTAAAAAAGCTTAA
- a CDS encoding head GIN domain-containing protein, with protein MNKVKLIGIVKAAVITALLVICIGCQSFSGSDEVIKGNGKIETKSFPESDFNAVCIKGGWTADIRYSETFSIQIETDENIFPYLDISLTGTTLNIGFKSGYRYSISPTRRKVFITMPSLIKLQTFGSLTGTISSFNMPKDSMSIDISGSGNITARDITVNTLKVDVSGSSDFSATGKAENMIADVSGSGDIKTTDFETEKADISISGSGSAKVWVTRHLKADISGSGSVRYKGNPVIETKSSGSGRISSL; from the coding sequence ATGAATAAAGTCAAACTAATCGGTATTGTAAAAGCTGCCGTGATAACAGCTCTTTTGGTTATTTGTATCGGCTGCCAATCTTTTTCCGGTTCGGACGAAGTCATTAAAGGAAACGGAAAGATAGAAACTAAATCATTCCCAGAAAGCGATTTTAATGCTGTTTGCATCAAGGGCGGCTGGACTGCCGATATAAGGTATAGCGAAACCTTTTCCATTCAAATTGAAACGGATGAAAATATTTTCCCCTATTTGGATATATCACTTACAGGTACCACTCTTAACATCGGTTTTAAGTCTGGATACAGATACAGCATATCACCGACTCGCCGTAAAGTCTTTATTACAATGCCTTCTTTAATAAAGTTGCAGACGTTCGGTTCACTTACCGGTACCATTTCATCATTCAATATGCCTAAAGATTCAATGTCGATAGATATCTCAGGCAGCGGTAATATTACCGCACGCGATATTACAGTAAACACTCTAAAGGTGGACGTATCCGGTTCAAGCGATTTTTCCGCAACGGGAAAAGCCGAAAATATGATAGCGGATGTCTCCGGTTCAGGGGATATAAAAACAACCGATTTTGAAACTGAAAAGGCTGATATTTCAATTTCAGGTTCCGGTTCTGCAAAAGTATGGGTTACACGGCATTTAAAAGCCGATATCAGCGGCTCCGGTTCCGTCCGTTATAAGGGTAATCCTGTTATTGAGACTAAAAGTTCAGGCAGCGGCCGTATATCTTCTCTTTAA